Sequence from the Methanobrevibacter arboriphilus genome:
AACGAACTGGTGTAGATCTTTCAGGTCCAATTCCATTACCAACTAAAAAGTTAGTAGTTCCAACTAGAAAGTCTCCTGATGGAGAAGGAAAAGCTACTTGGGAAAAATGGGAATTGAGAATTCACAAAAGATTAGTTGGAATTGGAGCAGATGAAAGAGCAATGAGACAAGTTATGAAAGTC
This genomic interval carries:
- the rpsJ gene encoding 30S ribosomal protein S10; its protein translation is MHQARIKLTGTDPNKLNFVCDQLKKIAERTGVDLSGPIPLPTKKLVVPTRKSPDGEGKATWEKWELRIHKRLVGIGADERAMRQVMKVNVPDNVSIEIELKS